A section of the Rhodococcus sp. 4CII genome encodes:
- a CDS encoding conjugal transfer protein has protein sequence MKIDLAKINNFGRSPKSKTDPATENGADSVVDETEELARAERAQWGLRQVWTTRLLKAGILAALGAGTVALILVVFGSSPTPNLTDNATKDTTDVDTIGQAKAEDLARQFVVAWLQASRGNEQELDHFVSGNPSLPTAPLFAATDPAVASIDYEQKSRTYAVTVSVSVQAATDANAPTVRRYFQVPIVVTEAGVRAAALPAEVAEPSTSIDVKLGYKYRVANHPIATSAHEFLSAMLTGNGEVARYLTPGVSIAPIVPAPYRSVAITDVYSSEDLSTASASAPLPDGDVVRLLVTAAQKVTEVDSVSGQYALTMTSRGGRWEVSAIDATPLYPPAAPRTPSSSTTAPSSTTPSTGAPQSASPDSGPVPASSESGQTPALSVPTAGDVPLFSPSGTDPHSSGR, from the coding sequence ATGAAAATCGACCTCGCGAAAATCAACAACTTCGGCCGCAGCCCCAAGAGCAAGACCGATCCCGCGACCGAAAATGGCGCCGACTCCGTTGTCGACGAAACCGAGGAATTGGCGCGCGCGGAACGTGCACAGTGGGGCCTTCGGCAGGTGTGGACCACCCGACTTCTCAAGGCAGGAATCCTCGCCGCACTCGGCGCCGGAACAGTTGCCCTGATCCTCGTCGTCTTCGGATCCTCGCCCACCCCGAACCTCACCGACAACGCCACCAAGGACACCACAGACGTCGACACAATCGGTCAAGCGAAAGCCGAAGATCTTGCTCGGCAATTCGTCGTTGCCTGGCTCCAGGCATCGCGTGGCAATGAACAAGAACTCGATCATTTCGTCTCGGGAAACCCCAGCCTTCCGACCGCGCCGTTGTTTGCCGCGACTGATCCGGCCGTCGCGTCGATCGACTACGAGCAGAAGTCACGGACATACGCGGTGACGGTCTCGGTGTCAGTTCAAGCCGCCACGGACGCGAATGCGCCCACAGTTCGTCGCTACTTTCAGGTGCCGATTGTGGTCACCGAAGCGGGCGTGAGGGCCGCCGCACTCCCCGCCGAAGTAGCTGAACCGTCGACCTCGATCGACGTCAAACTCGGCTACAAGTACCGGGTCGCCAACCATCCCATCGCCACGTCCGCGCACGAGTTCCTGTCCGCGATGTTGACCGGCAACGGGGAAGTAGCCCGCTATCTCACACCGGGGGTTTCGATCGCCCCGATTGTCCCGGCGCCGTACCGCAGCGTGGCAATCACCGATGTCTATTCGTCGGAAGACCTGAGTACTGCCAGTGCATCGGCACCACTGCCTGACGGTGATGTGGTGCGTCTCCTGGTGACGGCAGCGCAGAAAGTCACCGAGGTCGATTCGGTCAGTGGGCAGTACGCCCTGACGATGACCTCCCGCGGCGGCCGGTGGGAGGTCAGCGCAATTGACGCAACGCCGTTGTACCCGCCGGCGGCACCCCGAACACCATCCTCGTCAACGACCGCACCGAGCTCGACCACACCAAGTACGGGTGCCCCGCAGTCCGCATCGCCCGATTCAGGTCCGGTTCCCGCATCGTCTGAATCAGGGCAGACCCCCGCACTCTCAGTGCCGACTGCCGGCGACGTGCCGTTGTTCTCCCCGTCAGGAACCGATCCTCATTCATCCGGAAGGTAA